TACCTTTTTATGCTGCCAGATTTCTGCCTCCCGGCGGGTGAGATCGCGCCGCTTCTTCGATGACCCCTGTGAATTTTTCAAGCTCCGTAACTCTAGCATATTTTTTAGCGGCATCACCGGCACGTTCACCCATGATCTTGAGGCGACTTGGGTCACTTCTGAGCACTCGAATGGCTGCGGCAACGTCGGCGGGACTATCCGGGTCGGCGACAAGGCCACATTCATTCTCGCGAACAATACGAGCCACATCGCATTGCTCTGGCGCGACAGCTAAGATGGGCCGGCCCGCGGCGAGCGTCGAATAGAGCTTGCTGGGAACGACTACGCCACTGAGTCCACGCCTGATTGTCACTACGTGGACATCACCGGCGGCCATGACGCAGGGAACTTCGTTCCCTGGCCGAAATGGAAGGAAGCGAATGCAAGAATAGCCGCGACTCAATACCTCGAGGCGCGCACGGTTGGCACCGTCACCGACAAATACCAATTGCCCTCCGTCGCCATCGAATGATTTTGCAGCTTCAATAAGTGTGCTCCAGGCGCCATAGAAACCCAGATTGCCCGCATGCAATACGACAAACTTTGCAGAGCCGCGAATTTCGCGAGTTGCCGGGT
The genomic region above belongs to Candidatus Acidiferrales bacterium and contains:
- a CDS encoding glycosyltransferase family 4 protein, which codes for MAASVAETLSKRHRVTILAGRPSYDPSERYPYSFLRRDARNGFVVERVGSTAFSRHRMRRRVANYLSYVSLVVPRALALKADIILAMTDPPFAGILGAAVARMKRLPFVYNIRDLYPDMAIGGEIVRPRSWVSGWERLHRKALCQASRIIVLGEDMRELILSKGVSADQVVVIRDGTMLPVSPAPADHPATREIRGSAKFVVLHAGNLGFYGAWSTLIEAAKSFDGDGGQLVFVGDGANRARLEVLSRGYSCIRFLPFRPGNEVPCVMAAGDVHVVTIRRGLSGVVVPSKLYSTLAAGRPILAVAPEQCDVARIVRENECGLVADPDSPADVAAAIRVLRSDPSRLKIMGERAGDAAKKYARVTELEKFTGVIEEAARSHPPGGRNLAA